The proteins below come from a single Miscanthus floridulus cultivar M001 chromosome 1, ASM1932011v1, whole genome shotgun sequence genomic window:
- the LOC136488355 gene encoding bax inhibitor 1-like isoform X2: MDLSSNNLERNTPFSIYKLKHLENLILTHFWWCIELAGVIPLTLSQLPNLNILILVTVFVGTAIAFGCFSGAAIIAKRREHLYLGGLLSSGLSFFSGCSLLLQSLVTPVPPSFKLLHMLQPSAENGVQNAGI; encoded by the exons AT GGACTTGTCCTCTAACAATCTGGAAAGAAATACACCATTCTCCATATATAAGTTGAAGCACCTTGAGAACTT GATTTTGACACATTTTTGGTGGTGTATTGAGCTGGCAGGGGTGATTCCATTGACACTCTCTCAACTTCCAAATTTGAATATATT GATTCTCGTGACGGTCTTCGTCGGAACCGCAATTGCTTTTGGATGCTTCTCTGGCGCTGCCATCATCGCCAAGCGCAGGGAGCACCTGTACCTCGGTGGTCTGCTTTCATCTGGCCTCTCGTTCTTCTCTGGCTGCAGTTTGCTGCTTCAATCTTTGGTCACACCAGTTCCACCTTCGTTTAAG CTTCTGCACATGCTGCAGCCAAGTGCGGAAAACGGTGTCCAAAATGCAGGTATTTAA
- the LOC136488393 gene encoding F-box protein At4g35930-like translates to MGSGSVTLKQKKRVKHAKNKYLKPGALAQIRYSRSTSRDIGKKRILLNAKDELELPPQPEVLLESNTPILSPARLNFEPFDSNKGQILPKTPKTPDASVFGGDSRLESLPLDLLIKIMCCLHHDQLKAVFHVSKRIRKAVELARQYHFNYTTPDRSRQELLLNKTPLPTEHWPFLRIDGKDVRVSTPRTPRAPKHAARLSRLKLVDVKPITAVLFQESPTPFPSKRLRRSVPPGLPRPVCKAAPSPRVLRYEEELCEAVAQNKLL, encoded by the exons ATGGGATCTGGATCAGTGACACTGAAGCAGAAGAAACGGGTGAAACATGCAAAGAACAAGTACTTGAAACCTGGTGCCCTGGCTCAGATTCGTTATAGTAGGAGTACAAGCAGGGACATTGGCAAGAAAAGGATTCTGTTGAATGCGAAAGATGAGCTGGAGTTGCCTCCACAGCCTGAGGTTCTCTTAGAAAGCAATACACCAATTTTGTCCCCTGCAAGACTCAATTTTGAGCCATTTGATAGTAATAAGGGGCAGATATTGCCAAAGACCCCAAAGACTCCTGATGCATCTGTGTTTGGTGGTGATTCAAGGCTTGAATCACTTCCACTTGATTTGCTG atcaagatcatgtgttgCTTGCACCATGACCAACTGAAGGCTGTTTTCCATGTTTCCAAAAGGATTCGAAAAGCA GTTGAACTTGCCAGGCAGTACCATTTCAACTACACCACTCCAGATCGAAGCAGACAGGAGTTGCTCCTAAACAAAACGCCTCTTCCAACGGAGCATTGGCCCTTCTTAAG AATCGATGGCAAGGACGTGCGTGTTTCCACCCCAAGGACACCAAGGGCTCCAAAACATGCTGCTCGGCTTTCACGCCTCAAGCTTGTTGATGTGAAGCCAATCACAGCTGTTCTCTTCCAGGAGTCTCCTACTCCTTTTCCTTCAAAGCGTCTCAGACGCTCAGTGCCACCAGGGCTGCCAAGACCTGTGTGTAAAGCTGCACCCTCGCCCAGAGTTTTACGATACGAGGAGGAGCTTTGTGAAGCGGTGGCACAGAATAAGCTTCTCTGA